Proteins encoded within one genomic window of Gemmatimonadaceae bacterium:
- a CDS encoding serine/threonine-protein kinase, whose amino-acid sequence MSAPRRTPAEPLKTSELPSHIAGWQLPPGWSWGAEGLLGDERHYQQVSDGLGRSLSLVTAPNPAHHGWLFSEARSLAHRSHPAIPTTYHYWVAERDSRRGPGYLRRWITGETVRAHLQRLGTAEIPYVLQVLRGAGSTLSYLHDNGSAHGALSVDTVWVAPTGRLWMLEWQWAVPREDIPPGMRPLLRGGTARSRRPLIAMPPEWTDADWIPTPASDQWQLAAICFRALTGEDPPPGDVPPVSLLRPECPAVIASAIDRALSADVAQRFPSMSSFLRVADTGFASRGGIVPVRDADAPSAGVSEETRIRRALADDYEVLSPLGSGSFGRVWRARDLSLEREVALKVLHPRVAADARAVAAFWSEAKLAAQLAHPAIVPIYDWDSRGGLSWYTMELADEGSVASLIERDGPRTLDEISSQVELLLDGLAAAHAVGIVHRDLKPENILIDRYGRWRMTDFGIANATGEDVTGNTGTPAFAAPEQLLGEPYGSSVDRFALSAIVAFALSGQPPFGDGDGKVILARQLAGTIDLTPFSPPVAEWIARGLAPNADDRFTDAADMKGAWRSAVRAAKRRERATWWRRSTSRDRH is encoded by the coding sequence TTGAGCGCTCCCCGACGCACTCCCGCCGAGCCTCTCAAGACGTCGGAGCTCCCGTCTCACATAGCGGGATGGCAGCTCCCACCCGGATGGTCCTGGGGAGCCGAGGGACTTCTTGGCGACGAACGTCATTACCAGCAGGTAAGCGATGGGCTGGGCCGTTCCCTGTCGCTGGTAACCGCGCCGAATCCGGCGCATCACGGATGGCTGTTCAGCGAGGCAAGAAGCCTCGCGCATCGGAGCCACCCGGCGATTCCGACGACGTATCACTACTGGGTCGCCGAGCGCGATTCGCGGCGCGGGCCGGGATACCTGAGGCGGTGGATTACCGGCGAGACTGTCCGCGCTCACCTGCAGCGGCTGGGAACGGCGGAGATACCCTATGTGCTGCAGGTGCTTCGCGGCGCCGGCTCGACGCTCTCGTATCTGCACGACAATGGCTCGGCGCATGGAGCTCTGAGCGTGGATACCGTGTGGGTTGCGCCTACTGGCCGGCTGTGGATGCTCGAATGGCAATGGGCCGTCCCGCGAGAAGACATCCCGCCAGGCATGCGACCGCTCCTTCGGGGTGGAACCGCGCGGTCCCGGCGTCCGCTCATCGCGATGCCTCCGGAATGGACAGACGCCGACTGGATTCCAACTCCGGCGAGCGACCAATGGCAGCTCGCGGCGATCTGCTTCCGGGCGCTGACTGGAGAGGATCCTCCACCTGGCGACGTGCCTCCGGTGAGCCTGCTTCGTCCGGAGTGTCCGGCGGTCATCGCGAGCGCGATCGACCGCGCCCTGTCAGCCGATGTCGCGCAGAGATTTCCGTCCATGTCGTCTTTCCTCAGGGTAGCGGACACGGGGTTCGCGAGTCGCGGCGGCATCGTGCCGGTGCGAGACGCCGACGCACCATCGGCCGGCGTCTCGGAGGAGACGCGCATCCGGCGCGCGCTCGCCGATGACTACGAAGTGCTGTCGCCGCTGGGCTCGGGGAGCTTCGGCCGCGTGTGGCGTGCGCGCGATCTGTCGCTCGAGCGTGAGGTGGCGCTCAAGGTTCTTCATCCGCGGGTCGCCGCGGACGCGCGCGCCGTCGCGGCGTTCTGGAGCGAGGCCAAGCTTGCCGCGCAGCTTGCCCATCCCGCAATCGTTCCGATCTACGACTGGGACAGCAGAGGCGGCCTCTCGTGGTACACGATGGAGCTCGCCGACGAGGGATCAGTGGCGAGTCTCATTGAGCGCGACGGCCCGCGTACGCTCGACGAGATCTCATCGCAGGTCGAGCTGCTGCTGGACGGGCTTGCCGCGGCGCATGCGGTGGGAATCGTGCACCGCGACCTCAAGCCGGAGAACATTCTCATAGACCGGTACGGGCGCTGGCGGATGACGGATTTCGGAATCGCCAATGCGACGGGTGAGGACGTGACAGGGAATACCGGCACGCCGGCATTCGCCGCTCCGGAGCAGCTTCTCGGAGAGCCTTACGGCTCATCGGTGGATCGTTTCGCGTTGTCTGCGATAGTGGCGTTCGCGCTTAGCGGGCAGCCCCCGTTCGGTGACGGCGATGGGAAGGTGATACTCGCGCGTCAGCTTGCCGGGACGATCGACCTGACTCCGTTCTCGCCGCCCGTCGCGGAATGGATCGCGCGCGGTCTCGCGCCGAATGCAGACGATCGCTTTACCGACGCGGCAGACATGAAGGGAGCGTGGCGCTCTGCAGTTCGTGCAGCGAAGCGACGCGAGCGGGCTACGTGGTGGCGACGAAGCACCAGCCGCGACCGGCATTGA